A portion of the Juglans microcarpa x Juglans regia isolate MS1-56 chromosome 1D, Jm3101_v1.0, whole genome shotgun sequence genome contains these proteins:
- the LOC121258495 gene encoding uncharacterized protein LOC121258495 yields MGFVKEWIELVVQCISTLLYSSKRFTSIPLKPSRGIRQGDPLSPYMFILCSEVLTNALNQSEQKGLISGFPITKGSLSVNHLFFSDDSLVFCKAQLQEWNRLHNIISLYESTSGQRLNLEKSSIFFSKNTRQEIQNSILSTAGIKASGPFERYLGLPSYIGKSKSRAFFPILDRIKVQMSNWKTNLLSPASKEVLLKSVIQSIPTYCMGIFLIPKGILRNINKLMQSFWWGIKKNQNSKMHWLNWKGLGKGKQVGGLGFRDFEDFNKALLAKQGWRIITNTQSLASRVLKAKYFPSTDFFSDRWLSIPTSYKSQSPPKVLSPEATVNSLIDQDSYSWNLHLVQNVFTPEEAAIISRIHVSPCNINDKQVLKLVSTSITDLEELERNQQKTSSQIQRTARWCKPPNNFYKLNWDAAIDKAKCRVGIGVSIRDRLGLVTATLISPCNSFPDPLLGEALAALRTVQFGIELGLKYIIFEGDSKQVVHGINGAAEDWSTVGLIYQDIKKLLGTYLSWSVCHVPRQANTVAHCLAKSSLDLSEDSIHVEDYPQYIHSYLI; encoded by the exons ATGGGGTTTGTTAAGGAGTGGATTGAGCTGGTTGTGCAGTGCATTAGTACTTTACTCTATTCTTCTAAACGGTTCACCTCAATTCCCCTTAAGCCTTCGAGGGGTATTCGTCAAGGAGATCCACTCTCACCCTACATGTTCATTTTATGCTCAGAAGTTCTCACTAATGCACTAAATCAATCTGAACAAAAGGGCTTAATATCTGGCTTCCCAATTACTAAAGGCTCTTTGTCTGTTAACCACCTCTTTTTTTCAGATGATAGTCTGGTTTTTTGTAAAGCACAGTTGCAGGAATGGAATAGGCTACATAACATCATCTCTTTGTATGAATCAACTTCGGGTCAAAGGCTAAATCTTGAGAAGTCTTCAATCTTTTTTAGCAAGAACACAAGGCAAGAGATCCAAAATTCTATATTGTCCACTGCTGGAATTAAAGCCTCAGGGCCTTTTGAAAGATACTTGGGCTTGCCTTCTTACATAGGAAAGAGTAAATCAAGGGCCTTCTTTCCAATCCTTGACAGAATCAAAGTTCAAATGAGCAACTGGAAAACTAACCTGCTTTCCCCAGCAAGTAAAGAAGTCTTACTGAAATCAGTCATTCAATCCATACCTACATATTGCATGGGCATTTTTCTAATTCCAAAAGGCATATTGAGGAACATTAATAAACTGATGCAGTCCTTCTGGTGGggcattaaaaaaaaccaaaattctAAGATGCATTGGCTAAATTGGAAAGGTCTTGGAAAAGGCAAACAAGTTGGGGGTTTGGGGTTTCGAGATTTTGAAGACTTCAATAAGGCTCTTTTAGCTAAGCAAGGGTGGAGGATCATCACTAATACTCAATCACTGGCCTCTCGAGTTCTGAAAGCCAAATATTTTCCATCAACTGACTTTTTTTCAG ATAGATGGCTGTCTATTCCAACATCTTACAAGTCTCAGTCTCCTCCCAAGGTACTTAGTCCTGAAGCTACTGTTAACTCTCTCATCGATCAAGACAGTTACTCGTGGAATCTGCATCTGGTTCAAAATGTTTTCACTCCTGAAGAGGCTGCTATTATCTCTAGAATTCATGTTAGTCCATGCAACATCAATGACAAGCAG GTCTTAAAACTAGTCTCCACTAGCATTACAGACTTGGAAGAGCTTGAAAGAAACCAGCAGAAGACATCTTCTCAGATTCAACGTACAGCCAGGTGGTGCAAGCCTCCAAACAATTTCTACAAATTAAACTGGGATGCAGCCATTGACAAGGCTAAATGTAGGGTGGGTATCGGGGTGTCAATCAGAGATCGGTTGGGTCTCGTGACAGCAACTCTCATAAGCCCTTGTAACTCCTTTCCTGATCCACTCTTGGGAGAAGCATTAGCTGCCTTGCGAACAGTACAGTTTGGTATTGAACTTGGTCTGAAATACATCATCTTCGAAGGGGACTCAAAACAAGTGGTACATGGCATAAATGGCGCAGCTGAAGACTGGAGCACGGTGGGGTTGATTTATCAAGACATCAAGAAGCTATTAGGCACTTACCTTTCTTGGTCTGTTTGCCATGTTCCTAGACAAGCTAACACAGTGGCACATTGTTTGGCAAAAAGTTCTCTAGATTTATCTGAGGACTCAATTCATGTAGAGGATTATCCTCAATATATTCACAGTTATCTCATTTGA